The Anopheles coluzzii chromosome 2, AcolN3, whole genome shotgun sequence genome window below encodes:
- the LOC125906448 gene encoding defective chorion-1 protein, FC106 isoform-like, translated as MEVKRLKSINIRWERYFPLHDDVTQCKNCFRFGHGKNNCSMKARCMKCGDEHLSNQCSKELGNQRICANCQGNHSPLNHNCKSRRDFIENRDAKKYRSGTTRYIPAPAPTTSAWSSRLNWTAPQSAPTTDTPVTILPQPTLHTLQHQPQAQQTLQMQQPLMVQQQQLLFQHIIHPLQQQVEQLQQQINVLQQQILQQHQQVQISLPQEQPVLQQISMVQMQHSEEIQGQLPGQQHKITQHQQLQQHQSLPRKQHSQKKPQPNVSEMKPQHSQPTCSGPSAEAMEIQNETIKTSTRQPAQDKLNRLREQLSVEETAPDMILFTTITRFWKRYQSKIKHLPRDQQITTLVQLIMEALPNGY; from the coding sequence ATGGAAGTAAAGCGACTCAAATCCATCAACATCAGATGGGAACGCTACTTTCCATTACATGACGATGTCACACAATGCAAAAACTGCTTCCGGTTTGGACACGGGAAAAATAATTGTTCAATGAAGGCTCGATGCATGAAGTGTGGAGATGAACACTTGTCAAATCAGTGCTCTAAAGAACTGGGAAACCAAAGAATCTGCGCCAATTGCCAGGGAAATCACAGCCCTCTCAATCACAACTGCAAATCCAGGCGTGATTTTATCGAGAATCGAGATGCCAAAAAATATCGATCAGGAACTACCCGTTACATCCCTGCTCCAGCGCCCACTACATCTGCATGGAGCTCAAGACTAAACTGGACTGCACCTCAATCTGCACCAACTACAGACACACCAGTCACAATACTACCACAACCAACGTTGCACACGTTGCAACATCAGCCGCAAGCTCAACAAACGTTACAGATGCAGCAGCCACTGAtggtacaacaacaacaattgtTGTTCCAACATATCATACATCCACTCCAACAGCAGGTGGAACAACTACAACAGCAGATCAACGTGCTGCAGCAACAAATTCtgcaacaacatcagcaggTTCAAATATCATTACCACAGGAGCAACCGGTGCTCCAACAAATCTCAATGGTACAAATGCAACACAGTGAGGAAATACAAGGTCAGTTACCTGGGCAACAACATAAAATaacacaacatcaacaactgCAGCAACATCAGTCGCTGCCTCGCAAACAACATAGCCAAAAGAAGCCACAGCCTAACGTTTCAGAGATGAAGCCCCAACACTCACAACCAACTTGTTCTGGTCCATCGGCAGAAGCAATGGAAATCCAAAATGAGACGATTAAAACATCGACCAGGCAACCAGCCCAAGACAAGCTCAACCGATTGCGAGAGCAACTTTCTGTAGAGGAAACAGCTCCAGATATGATCCTTTTCACTACCATCACACGGTTTTGGAAACGCTATCAAAGCAAGATTAAACATCTCCCTCGCGATCAGCAAATAACTACGCTGGTCCAATTGATAATGGAAGCGCTTCCCAATGGATATTAA